A genomic window from Fibrobacterota bacterium includes:
- a CDS encoding SUMF1/EgtB/PvdO family nonheme iron enzyme, translated as MTELPPEPEKIVEADFTIATSSAPDSVAWTIGARTGWAGLVKTKTDTSLGKVSFKASVAAPNPPDTIRFSLRTLGIHTATIKMAPQADGIYDQLAPVPDAIAMKLLIKLDSLAKIGGSGLAKTRAGLETLAARLLLDPTSIFKDQKQLPAGLTRYVLDSLALREATKGTTPLEIVARGWLVDMTFDQARTKLELWLSQKVPGIDSAAYRRMVPLENFPPEVVRLTADTLTVVKGGGKRSFLIELQDDSGMTSLKKTVMQNNVDASTFFSLDAPAFPSNKPISHVCTLKVATGTATVGTYVLQVEVTDNRGKKGSKELTFQVSENTRPVDPGNPGDPPVDPKPETNHAPIVVRQNPLTDTLTVSDITYAFSFQWTVSDIDGNLGKVYLQNKELELQNGIARQEVPLKLGDTTFVVIRATDAKGLEDIDTIRVYRQKRVEPKIEILSSAARNVEISDTQSTCQVRWKVTDTDLDSVKVDGKTMKASEGPEFGFMATLAPGTDKTIRIVAYDHLGSVVSDSVMIRRPKPIQPVIAYVSGKLRDTSVVDTQTTLKTRWKATDTDLDSLWIGDTVFKAVSGQEYEYVSHLAPGTNDTLFIVATDRLGSIVYDSLVIRRPHPRAKWKDLIAAVQSGADTVPLLKLSSGIAMGQFEVTRAVYAKYAGTAAPKDSSGYPANRLTVYEAILFCNALSKAKGLDTLYAYSTYDAGTGYLDTVTMRDTMKANAGALKGYRLPTRAEWNAASTLWGAYPWGSSTDAKFASDFAILAGGAISATGSRNPTGIGFFDLAGNVAEWTSERFGYLKTSTRWYSVGGSYTTSDLATVIAPNLMTGLTKDPVIGFRVVRIGSN; from the coding sequence GAGTGTGGCCGCACCCAATCCGCCGGATACGATCCGATTCTCCCTGCGCACCTTGGGGATCCACACGGCGACCATCAAAATGGCCCCTCAAGCGGATGGGATCTACGATCAGCTGGCGCCGGTTCCGGATGCGATCGCCATGAAACTGCTGATCAAACTGGACTCGCTGGCGAAAATCGGCGGGTCCGGTCTGGCCAAGACCCGAGCCGGATTGGAAACCCTCGCGGCAAGACTGCTGTTGGATCCCACTTCGATCTTCAAGGACCAAAAGCAGCTGCCCGCCGGTCTGACCAGATACGTGCTGGACAGCCTGGCGCTGCGCGAGGCGACCAAAGGCACCACGCCGCTGGAGATCGTCGCTCGAGGCTGGTTGGTGGACATGACCTTCGATCAGGCGCGCACCAAACTCGAGCTTTGGCTTTCCCAAAAGGTGCCGGGAATCGACAGTGCGGCCTATCGGCGGATGGTGCCGCTGGAGAATTTCCCCCCCGAGGTGGTGCGACTGACGGCCGACACATTGACGGTGGTCAAGGGCGGCGGCAAACGGTCGTTCTTGATCGAGTTGCAGGACGATTCCGGCATGACCTCCCTGAAGAAGACCGTGATGCAGAACAACGTGGACGCGTCCACCTTTTTCTCCCTGGATGCGCCCGCCTTTCCCTCCAACAAGCCGATCTCCCACGTGTGCACCCTGAAAGTGGCCACCGGCACGGCCACGGTGGGCACCTACGTGCTGCAGGTGGAGGTGACGGACAATCGGGGCAAGAAGGGAAGCAAGGAGCTCACCTTCCAGGTCTCGGAAAACACCAGGCCGGTCGATCCGGGGAATCCGGGCGATCCTCCGGTGGATCCCAAGCCGGAAACCAACCACGCGCCGATCGTGGTTCGCCAGAATCCACTGACGGACACTTTGACGGTTTCTGACATCACGTACGCTTTTTCGTTCCAATGGACGGTGAGCGACATCGACGGGAACCTGGGCAAGGTGTACCTGCAGAACAAGGAACTCGAGTTGCAAAACGGCATCGCCAGGCAGGAAGTCCCGCTCAAGCTCGGCGACACCACCTTCGTGGTGATCCGAGCCACGGACGCCAAGGGCCTGGAAGACATCGACACGATCCGCGTCTATCGTCAAAAGCGGGTGGAGCCGAAAATCGAGATCCTATCCAGCGCCGCGAGGAATGTCGAGATTTCGGACACCCAGTCGACCTGTCAGGTCAGGTGGAAGGTGACCGACACCGACCTCGATTCGGTGAAGGTGGATGGAAAGACCATGAAGGCATCGGAAGGACCGGAGTTCGGTTTCATGGCCACTCTCGCCCCAGGAACGGACAAAACGATCAGGATCGTCGCCTACGACCACCTCGGCTCCGTCGTATCGGATTCTGTCATGATCCGTCGGCCGAAGCCGATCCAGCCTGTCATCGCCTACGTATCCGGCAAACTCCGGGACACCTCCGTGGTGGACACCCAGACCACCTTGAAGACCCGCTGGAAAGCCACCGACACCGATCTGGACTCCCTGTGGATCGGCGATACCGTGTTCAAGGCGGTTTCCGGCCAGGAATACGAATACGTCTCGCACCTGGCTCCGGGAACGAATGACACCCTTTTCATCGTGGCAACCGACCGCCTCGGTTCGATCGTGTACGACTCGTTGGTGATCCGTCGACCGCATCCGCGCGCGAAGTGGAAGGACCTGATCGCCGCCGTGCAGAGCGGAGCGGACACCGTTCCGTTGCTCAAGCTCTCCAGTGGCATCGCCATGGGGCAGTTCGAGGTGACCCGCGCCGTGTACGCCAAGTATGCAGGAACGGCTGCACCGAAGGATTCGTCGGGGTATCCAGCGAATCGCTTGACGGTCTACGAGGCGATCTTGTTCTGCAACGCGCTGTCCAAGGCCAAGGGGCTCGATACCCTGTACGCCTATTCCACGTACGATGCCGGCACGGGTTACCTGGATACGGTCACGATGCGCGATACCATGAAGGCCAATGCCGGTGCGTTGAAAGGATATCGTCTGCCGACACGCGCCGAGTGGAATGCCGCGTCGACCCTTTGGGGCGCCTATCCATGGGGAAGTTCCACGGATGCGAAGTTCGCATCCGACTTCGCCATCCTCGCAGGAGGGGCGATCTCGGCCACGGGATCGCGAAACCCCACGGGAATCGGCTTCTTCGACTTGGCCGGGAACGTGGCGGAATGGACTTCCGAGCGGTTCGGCTACCTGAAGACCAGTACGCGGTGGTACTCCGTGGGAGGATCCTACACCACTTCGGACCTCGCTACGGTGATCGCCCCCAATCTCATGACCGGCTTGACAAAAGACCCTGTGATCGGATTCCGCGTCGTGCGGATCGGATCGAATTGA
- a CDS encoding FG-GAP repeat protein — MTRTFQRMIATAAFLAASAGAAIPGLFVVQEGRTSDPVASALTLRTDFGFAQLAPIGDINKDKVQDLIAGAPYLDSGAVQILLMNSAGKLAAAPTTINARHPLLKPTMGTSPDNFGAGMGVVLPFSDSRSCAVVMTSSVSFRKLWALKICRDQTGAPNGIDLTQAVVFDTAHAAFSGLGLKGLGFGNSMSVLDTLTTGERLVAIGSTLDGLGKRSEEGRVILLAIHPTTLALRRVTAFPENWTTDPFAANLQAGEHFGSSIAPWRGANGKKGMVVVSPDWTDAGGTYAGRVSIVTFGDDNKFFSISSFSGMGGDVTTGAVFSVASGDIDHDGVTDLALGYNLARSAGVTQIGMVKILLLNGSGVPKDSSFIGKGSSGFVDTANALGVDCQWGSKVSLVDLDGDQQLDLVAGARGNAVASTPEIVGSVWALRLKQRPWRHKSPDSILLAGTGWVQRVLSDYVTGNNLKWSIVPPAVPGPDPVATCRVSGAALATVVECQAGTSNGITKVRVVAKDTGNIPATVQYTDTLEFPVRVSGINNPPVQTKTLPTIVLTEDHADTAVVVFSKFFSDPEAKPLTVTVTGYDGTITSLLTFHQSANFDTLFIAPVQFKFGNGSLRVVIKDDFGSSVEAKLDIQVTHVNHLPVANSDEFEVFENLATSLDVVANDKDDDKETLVPVIVAAPSHGKAVVVGSKVMFTPDSFYTGDDAFTYKADDKTGLSAVASVKVKVKPYQGTPVVFRPLKDVTVPEDSPPILIHADSLFFSGADRFQYEIFLPIHNCQSLADVTFDSKTKILTLAPFKYQSGQCDITLRDYLPAKDSVASKMTLTVTFVEHPYKFSSRILLDTVSPGNRHVVKLDSLDLDRKELEYVFGAGWPAWAAVDGRSIVLNPPMDAVDFYATLMVRKKVGAGETPSVATDTVDFQETVQAISALRGRKMGGLRLDFASQPGKLIVRNGPDAFRLELFSLKGERFVTMTGEPFQERSIDLPAAGSTVYLRLQEGGRTTIAPLLMNH, encoded by the coding sequence ATGACCCGCACGTTTCAACGGATGATCGCCACCGCCGCGTTCCTCGCGGCTTCGGCTGGAGCCGCCATTCCGGGATTGTTCGTGGTCCAGGAGGGGAGGACGAGCGATCCCGTCGCTTCCGCGCTGACCTTGCGGACGGATTTCGGATTCGCCCAACTCGCCCCGATCGGCGACATCAACAAGGACAAGGTGCAGGATCTGATCGCCGGAGCGCCCTACCTGGATTCCGGCGCCGTGCAGATCCTCCTGATGAACTCCGCCGGCAAACTGGCGGCCGCGCCCACGACGATCAACGCACGCCATCCCCTGCTCAAGCCGACCATGGGCACCAGTCCCGACAATTTCGGCGCGGGCATGGGGGTGGTGCTGCCGTTTTCCGATTCGCGCTCCTGCGCCGTGGTGATGACAAGTTCCGTCAGTTTTCGCAAGCTGTGGGCTTTGAAGATCTGCCGGGACCAGACCGGTGCGCCCAACGGCATCGATCTGACCCAGGCGGTGGTCTTCGATACAGCCCATGCGGCGTTTTCCGGTCTTGGATTGAAAGGGCTGGGCTTCGGGAATTCGATGTCCGTTCTGGATACGTTGACCACCGGCGAACGGCTGGTGGCGATCGGTTCCACCTTGGATGGATTGGGCAAACGCTCGGAAGAGGGGCGAGTGATCCTTCTGGCCATCCATCCCACCACGCTTGCTTTGCGTCGCGTCACGGCCTTTCCGGAAAACTGGACGACGGATCCTTTCGCCGCCAATTTGCAGGCTGGCGAGCATTTCGGAAGCTCCATCGCTCCATGGCGGGGAGCCAACGGAAAGAAAGGAATGGTCGTGGTTTCGCCCGACTGGACCGATGCGGGCGGAACGTATGCCGGACGCGTCAGCATCGTGACCTTCGGTGACGACAACAAGTTCTTCTCCATCAGCTCCTTTTCCGGAATGGGAGGCGATGTCACGACAGGTGCCGTGTTCAGCGTGGCATCGGGAGACATCGATCATGACGGCGTCACCGACCTGGCTCTCGGCTACAATCTGGCCAGAAGCGCCGGCGTGACCCAGATCGGAATGGTCAAGATCCTTCTACTGAACGGCAGCGGTGTTCCGAAGGATTCGAGCTTCATCGGCAAGGGCTCCTCGGGATTCGTGGATACCGCCAACGCCTTGGGCGTGGATTGCCAATGGGGTTCCAAGGTTTCCCTGGTGGACCTCGACGGAGACCAGCAGCTGGACCTCGTCGCGGGAGCCAGAGGCAACGCGGTCGCCTCCACGCCGGAAATTGTCGGATCGGTCTGGGCCTTGCGGCTGAAACAGCGCCCCTGGCGACACAAGAGCCCCGACTCGATCCTTCTGGCTGGAACCGGTTGGGTCCAGAGGGTATTGAGCGACTACGTGACAGGCAACAACCTCAAGTGGTCGATCGTCCCTCCTGCCGTGCCAGGGCCCGATCCGGTCGCGACTTGCCGGGTTTCCGGCGCCGCTCTGGCGACGGTCGTGGAGTGCCAGGCTGGCACCAGCAACGGGATCACGAAGGTGCGCGTGGTGGCAAAGGACACGGGGAACATTCCCGCGACCGTGCAGTATACCGACACGCTGGAATTCCCGGTTCGGGTTTCCGGGATCAACAATCCACCGGTGCAGACCAAAACGCTTCCGACCATCGTGCTGACGGAAGACCATGCGGATACCGCGGTCGTGGTGTTCTCGAAGTTCTTTTCGGATCCGGAGGCCAAGCCCCTCACGGTGACCGTGACCGGTTACGACGGCACCATCACGAGCCTGCTGACCTTCCACCAATCGGCGAATTTCGACACGCTGTTCATCGCGCCGGTGCAGTTCAAGTTCGGCAACGGGTCGTTGCGGGTGGTGATCAAGGATGATTTCGGTTCGAGCGTGGAGGCCAAGTTGGACATCCAGGTGACCCACGTCAACCATCTGCCGGTCGCCAACTCGGATGAATTCGAGGTGTTCGAGAACCTCGCGACTTCGTTGGATGTCGTTGCCAACGACAAGGACGACGACAAGGAAACGTTGGTTCCGGTCATCGTGGCCGCGCCCAGCCATGGGAAAGCAGTGGTGGTGGGAAGCAAGGTGATGTTCACTCCCGATTCCTTCTATACCGGCGACGACGCGTTCACCTACAAGGCCGACGACAAGACCGGCTTGTCGGCGGTCGCCAGCGTGAAGGTCAAGGTGAAACCCTACCAGGGAACCCCGGTCGTTTTCCGTCCGCTGAAGGACGTCACCGTCCCCGAGGACTCGCCCCCGATCCTGATCCACGCCGACAGCCTGTTCTTTTCGGGAGCGGATCGTTTCCAGTACGAGATCTTCCTTCCGATCCACAATTGCCAGAGCTTGGCCGATGTGACGTTCGATTCGAAGACCAAGATCCTGACGCTGGCTCCGTTCAAGTACCAGTCGGGTCAATGCGACATCACTCTGCGCGATTACCTGCCAGCCAAGGATTCCGTGGCCAGCAAGATGACGCTCACCGTGACCTTCGTGGAGCACCCCTACAAGTTCAGCTCCCGGATCCTCCTGGACACGGTCTCGCCGGGCAATCGCCATGTGGTGAAACTCGATTCGCTGGACTTGGACCGCAAGGAGTTGGAGTACGTGTTCGGCGCTGGATGGCCTGCCTGGGCCGCCGTCGACGGCCGTTCGATCGTCCTGAACCCGCCGATGGACGCGGTCGATTTCTACGCGACCCTCATGGTCCGGAAGAAAGTGGGCGCGGGGGAGACTCCCAGCGTTGCGACGGACACGGTGGATTTCCAGGAAACCGTCCAGGCGATCAGCGCGCTGCGTGGCCGGAAGATGGGTGGACTCCGATTGGACTTCGCCAGCCAACCCGGGAAACTGATCGTCCGAAACGGCCCTGACGCCTTCCGTTTGGAGCTGTTCTCCCTCAAAGGAGAGCGGTTCGTCACGATGACCGGCGAGCCCTTCCAGGAACGGTCGATCGACCTTCCTGCCGCGGGTTCGACGGTCTATCTGCGGCTACAAGAGGGGGGCCGCACGACCATTGCTCCTCTGTTGATGAATCACTGA